CGTCGGCCAGCGCGCAGAACGAGCGGCCCAGGATGTTGTCGCACTGGTCGAGCAGCTGGTCGAGGTCGGCCTCGGTGCCCTCGCCCTTCTCCAGGCGGGCCAGCACCTGCACCAGCCACCACGTGCCCTCGCGGCAGGGCGTGCACTTGCCGCACGACTCGTGCTTGTAGAACTCGATCCAGCGCAGCGTCGCGCGGACCACGCAGACCGTCTCGTCGAAGATCTGCAGCGCCCGGGTGCCGAGCATCGAGCCGGCCGCGCCGACGCCCTCGAAGTCCAGCGGGACGTCGAGGTGCTCGGCGGTCAGCAGCGGCGTCGAGGAGCCGCCCGGGGTCCAGAACTTCAGCGCGTTGCCGTTCCGCATGCCGCCGGCCAGGTCGATCAGCTCGCGCAGGGTGATGCCCAGCGGCGCCTCGTACTGACCCGGACGGGCGACGTGGCCCGAGAGGCTGAAGATGCCGAAGCCCTTGGAGCGCTCGGTGCCCATCGAGGCGAACCAGGCGGGGCCGTTCGCGATGATGCTCGGCACCGAGGCGATCGACTCCACGTTGTTGATCACCGTGGGGCTGGCGTAGAGACCGGCGACCGCGGGGAACGGGGGGCGCAGCCGCGGCTGGCCGCGACGGCCCTCCAGGGAGTCGAGCAGTGCGGTCTCCTCGCCGCAGATGTACGCGCCGGCGCCGGCGTGCACGACCAGCTCGAGGTCGTAGCCCGAGCCGTGGATGTTGGTGCCGAGGTGACCGGCCAGGTAGGCCTCCTGCACGGCCCGCTGGAGCCGGCGGATCACGTGCAGCACCTCGCCGCGGACGTAGATGAAGGCGTGGTTGGCCCGGATCGCATAGGCGCTGATGATCACGCCCTCGATCAGCGTGTGCGGGCTGGCCATCATCAGCGGGATGTCCTTGCACGTGCCCGGCTCGGACTCGTCGGCGTTGACCACCAGGTACTTCGGGTTCGGGTTGTCCTGGGGGATGAACCCCCACTTCATGCCCGTCGGGAAGCCCGCGCCGCCTCGGCCCCGCAGCTGGGAGTCCTTGACCGCGGCCACGACCTCGTCCTGGGCCATCCCGAGCGCCTTGTCCAGGGCGCGGTAGCCGCCCTGGCCCTCGTAGGCCTCCAGGGTCCAGGACCGCTCGTCGCCCCAGTTGGCGGTGAGCACCGGGGTCAGGGTGTCGATCTGCTCGCTCACTTGTCGTCCACCTTCGCTTGCGGGGCGCTCCAGCCGTGCTGGGCCGCGACCTCGCGGCCGGCCAGGGAGGCGGGTCCGGCTGACGGGCCCTCGTCGGCGAGGCCGTCGTTGAAGCCGGCCAGCACCCGCTCGGCCTGCCGCCAGGTGCAGATCTTCGGCCCGCGGGTGGAGCGGACCTCGCGGCCGGCGCGCAGGTCGTCGACCAGCTGCACCGCGGACTCCGGGGTCTGGTTGTCCATGAACTCCCAGTTGACCGTCATCACCGGGGCGTAGTCGCACGCCGCGTTGCACTCGATGTGCTCCAGCGAGACCGTCGCCTCGTCCTCGGGCCGCTTGGGGGCGGTCTCGTCGTTGCCGACGTCGAGGTGCTCCTTGAGCCGCTCCAGGATCTGGTCGCCGCCCATCACCGCGCACAGGGTGTTGGTGCACACCCCCACGTGGTAGTCGCCGACCGGGCGACGCTTGTACATCGTGTAGAAGGTCGCGACCCCGCTGACCTCGGCCGCGGTGATGCCCAGGACCTCGGCGCAGGCCTCGATCCCCTCGGGGGTGATCCGGCCCTGCGCCGACTGCACCAGGTGCAGCATCGGCAGCAGGCCCGACCTGGGCTGGGGGTAGCGGGCGGCGATCTCACGCAGCTCCGCCATCGTCTGGTCGTCCAGACGCGGCTCGGTGTGGCTCATCGGTCCACTCCTCCCATCACGGGGTCGATCGAGGCGATCGCGACGATGACGTCCGAGACCATGCCGCCCTCGGACATCACGCTGGTGCCCTGCAGGTTGACGAACGACGGGTCGCGGAAGTGCGCGCGGAACGGGCGGGTCCCGCCGTCGGAGACGATGTGCGCGGCCAGCTCGCCGCGCGGGCTCTCGACCGGCACGAACGCCTGGCCGGGCGGCACCCGGAAGCCCTCGGTGACCAGCTTGAAGTGGTGGATCAGCGCCTCCATCGACTCGCCCATGATGTGGCGGATGTGGTCGAGGCTGTTGCCCATCCCGTCGCTGCCGATCGCCAGCTGGCTGGGCCAGGCGATCTTCTTGTCGCCCACCATCACCGGGGCGCCGTCGAGCTTGGCCAGCCGGTCGGCGCACTGCTCGACGATCCGCAGGGACTCCCACATCTCGTTGAGCCGCACCCGGAACCGGCCGTAGGCATCGGCGGTGTCCCAGGTCTGGACGTCGAACTCGTAGTCCTCGTAGCCGGAGTACGGCTGGGTCTTGCGCAGGTCCCAGGCGTAGCCGGTGGCGCGCACCGGGGGCCCGGTGATGCCGAGCGCCAGGCAGCCGGCCAGGTCGAGGTGACCCACGCCCTCCAGCCGGCCCCGGAAGATCGGGTTGGCGTTGCAGAACGCGGCGTACTCGGGCAGCCGCTTCTTCATCAGGGCGATGAACGCCCGGATGTCGTCCAGGGCGCCGGCGGGCAGGTCCTGCGCGACCCCGCCGGGACGGATGAACGCGTGGTTCATCCGCAGCCCGGTGATGGTCTCGAACAGGTCCAGCACCAGCTCGCGCTCACGGAAGCCGACGGTCATCACGGTGAGCGCGCCGATCTCCATGCCGCCGGTGGCCACGGCCACCAGGTGGGAGGAGATGCGGTTGAGCTCCATCAGCAGGACCCGCATGACCTGGGCCTTCTCGGGGATCTCGTCCTCGATCCCCAGCAGCCGCTCGACGCCCAGGCAGTAGGTGGCCTCGTTGAAGAACGGGGAGAGGTAGTCCATCCGGGTGCAGAAGGTGACGCCCTGCACCCAGGAGCGGAACTCCATGTTCTTCTCGATGCCGGTGTGCAGGTAGCCGATGCCGCAGCGGGCCTCGGTGACCGTCTCGCCCTCGAGCTCGAGGATGAGCCGGAGCACGCCGTGGGTCGACGGGTGCTGCGGGCCCATGTTGACGACGATGCGCTCCTCGGCGCCTTCGCCGAGGCCCTCGGTGATCGAGTCCCAGTCCTGGCCGGTCACGGTGAAGACCTTGCCCTGGCTGGTCTCCGCACCCTGGGCATACATGTCCTGGGCGTTGACGTCGTTCTCGGTGGTAGCCATCAGTTGTAGGACCTCCGCTGGTCCGGCGGCGGTACGGAGCCGCCCTTGTATTCCACGGGGATGCCGCCCAAGGGGTAGTCCTTGCGCTGGGGGTGACCCGGCCAGTCGTCGGGCATCAGGATCCGGGTCAGGGCCGGGTGGCCGTCGAAGATGATGCCGAACATGTCCCAGGTCTCGCGCTCGTGCCAGTCCGCGGTCGGGTAGACCGGGACCACGGACGGCAGGTGCGGGTCCGCGTCGGCGAGGGAGACCTCGACCCGCACGCGGCGGTTGTGGGTCATCGAGAGCAGGTGGTAGACGACGTGCAGCTCACGGCCGGTGTCGTCCGGGTAGTGCACCCCGGAGATCGAGGAGCAGAGCTCGAACCGGAGCTTCTCGTCGTCACGGAAGGCCTGCATCACGGCGACGACGTCCTCGCGCCGGACGTGGAAGGTGATCTCGCCGCGGTGGATGACCACCCGCTCGACCGGGGAGACGTCCAGCCCGGCGGCGGTCAGCCGCTCGGCCAGCGCGTCGGCGACCTCGTCGAACCAGCCGCCGTAGGGCCGGGACGCGGCACCCGGGAAGACCGTGGGCGAGACCAGGCCGCCGAAGCCGCTGGTGTCGCCGCTGCCCGCGGTGCCGAACATCCCCCGGCGCACGCCGACCGCGCGCTCCTCGGTGGTGGCCGGGGGCAGCAGGCCGCCCTCGCCACGCTCGCCGCTCTCGCCCGGGGCGTTGACCCGGTCCTCGCGCGCCTGGGTCTCCGGGGTGTCCCGGGTGACCTCGACGTTCTCCGCGGAGCCGAACTCCTTCTTGTCGTCCGCGCTCATCGCAGCAGGCCTCGCATCTCGGAGGTGGGCAGGGCGCGCAGCGCGTCGTTCTCCTGCTGCTCGATCTCGGCCAGGCGGTGCTTGCCCATCTTGGTGTGCTGCACCTTGTCCTGGAGCTTGAGGATCGCGTCGATCAGCATCTCCGGCCGCGGCGGGCAGCCGGGCAGGTACATGTCGACCGGGACGACGTGGTCGACGCCCTGGACGATCGCGTAGTTGTTGAACATGCCGCCGGAGCTGGCGCACACGCCCATGGCGAGCACCCACTTGGGCTCGGGCATCTGGTCGTAGATCTGGCGCAGGACGGGGGCCATCTTCTGGCTCACCCGGCCGGCCACGATCATCAGGTCGGCCTGCCGGGGGCTCGCCCGGAAGACCTCCATGCCGAAGCGGCCCAGGTCGTACTTGGGGCCGCCGCTGGTCATCATCTCGATGGCGCAGCACGCCAGGCCGAAGGTCGCGGGCCAGAAGGACGACTTGCGCATCCACCCCGCCAGTCCCTCGACGGTGGTGAGCATGACGCCGCTCGGGAGCTTGTCCTCAATGCTCATCAGTCAGTCCTCCCTCAGTCCCAGTCCAGTCCGCCACGACGCCACTCGTAGGCGTAGACGATGGTCACGTTGATCAGGAAGAGCGCGACGGCCGCGAAGCCGAACCAGCTCAGCTGGTCGAAGTAGACCGCCCACGGCACGAGGAACATGATCTCGACGTCGAAGACGATGAAGGTCATCGCGATCGTGTAGTACTTCACCGGGAAGCGGCCGCCGCCCACGGGCTGCGGCGTCGGCTCGATACCGCACTCGTAGGAGTCGACCTTGACCCGGTTGTAGCGCTTGGGACCCAGGACCGAGCTGAGCCCGATCGAGAGGACCGCGAAGCCGGCCGCGATCGCGGCCAGGAACAGCACCGGTGTGTAGAGC
The window above is part of the Nocardioides campestrisoli genome. Proteins encoded here:
- the nuoF gene encoding NADH-quinone oxidoreductase subunit NuoF, with amino-acid sequence MSEQIDTLTPVLTANWGDERSWTLEAYEGQGGYRALDKALGMAQDEVVAAVKDSQLRGRGGAGFPTGMKWGFIPQDNPNPKYLVVNADESEPGTCKDIPLMMASPHTLIEGVIISAYAIRANHAFIYVRGEVLHVIRRLQRAVQEAYLAGHLGTNIHGSGYDLELVVHAGAGAYICGEETALLDSLEGRRGQPRLRPPFPAVAGLYASPTVINNVESIASVPSIIANGPAWFASMGTERSKGFGIFSLSGHVARPGQYEAPLGITLRELIDLAGGMRNGNALKFWTPGGSSTPLLTAEHLDVPLDFEGVGAAGSMLGTRALQIFDETVCVVRATLRWIEFYKHESCGKCTPCREGTWWLVQVLARLEKGEGTEADLDQLLDQCDNILGRSFCALADGAVSPVQSSIQYFRDEYLAHLTSGGCPLDPAASTLFAPAGAHA
- the nuoE gene encoding NADH-quinone oxidoreductase subunit NuoE — its product is MSHTEPRLDDQTMAELREIAARYPQPRSGLLPMLHLVQSAQGRITPEGIEACAEVLGITAAEVSGVATFYTMYKRRPVGDYHVGVCTNTLCAVMGGDQILERLKEHLDVGNDETAPKRPEDEATVSLEHIECNAACDYAPVMTVNWEFMDNQTPESAVQLVDDLRAGREVRSTRGPKICTWRQAERVLAGFNDGLADEGPSAGPASLAGREVAAQHGWSAPQAKVDDK
- a CDS encoding NADH-quinone oxidoreductase subunit D; amino-acid sequence: MYAQGAETSQGKVFTVTGQDWDSITEGLGEGAEERIVVNMGPQHPSTHGVLRLILELEGETVTEARCGIGYLHTGIEKNMEFRSWVQGVTFCTRMDYLSPFFNEATYCLGVERLLGIEDEIPEKAQVMRVLLMELNRISSHLVAVATGGMEIGALTVMTVGFRERELVLDLFETITGLRMNHAFIRPGGVAQDLPAGALDDIRAFIALMKKRLPEYAAFCNANPIFRGRLEGVGHLDLAGCLALGITGPPVRATGYAWDLRKTQPYSGYEDYEFDVQTWDTADAYGRFRVRLNEMWESLRIVEQCADRLAKLDGAPVMVGDKKIAWPSQLAIGSDGMGNSLDHIRHIMGESMEALIHHFKLVTEGFRVPPGQAFVPVESPRGELAAHIVSDGGTRPFRAHFRDPSFVNLQGTSVMSEGGMVSDVIVAIASIDPVMGGVDR
- a CDS encoding NADH-quinone oxidoreductase subunit C; the encoded protein is MSADDKKEFGSAENVEVTRDTPETQAREDRVNAPGESGERGEGGLLPPATTEERAVGVRRGMFGTAGSGDTSGFGGLVSPTVFPGAASRPYGGWFDEVADALAERLTAAGLDVSPVERVVIHRGEITFHVRREDVVAVMQAFRDDEKLRFELCSSISGVHYPDDTGRELHVVYHLLSMTHNRRVRVEVSLADADPHLPSVVPVYPTADWHERETWDMFGIIFDGHPALTRILMPDDWPGHPQRKDYPLGGIPVEYKGGSVPPPDQRRSYN
- a CDS encoding NuoB/complex I 20 kDa subunit family protein, whose protein sequence is MSIEDKLPSGVMLTTVEGLAGWMRKSSFWPATFGLACCAIEMMTSGGPKYDLGRFGMEVFRASPRQADLMIVAGRVSQKMAPVLRQIYDQMPEPKWVLAMGVCASSGGMFNNYAIVQGVDHVVPVDMYLPGCPPRPEMLIDAILKLQDKVQHTKMGKHRLAEIEQQENDALRALPTSEMRGLLR
- a CDS encoding NADH-quinone oxidoreductase subunit A, with protein sequence MELYTPVLFLAAIAAGFAVLSIGLSSVLGPKRYNRVKVDSYECGIEPTPQPVGGGRFPVKYYTIAMTFIVFDVEIMFLVPWAVYFDQLSWFGFAAVALFLINVTIVYAYEWRRGGLDWD